A DNA window from Hydractinia symbiolongicarpus strain clone_291-10 chromosome 6, HSymV2.1, whole genome shotgun sequence contains the following coding sequences:
- the LOC130647713 gene encoding heparan sulfate 2-O-sulfotransferase 1-like has translation MKRKKVILFCILSFTTLAVIIIYHSCNMSTCSAMYETLWRPKAMFENINTAKIKKYFNPLWARTDQENKKIKNSQDINERHKLHRVTKLNTGMNVKINLNQLRKTIEARNLNLTGKDKKLDRQGNEISAEIQSNMTHTKHNLIRHKGIMTFDKISCNPIFPKVLLYNRIFKTGSTSLGQVMVNASEYLSYHVQKSTTEDWYNTGDSYPYPDVIENHVIKNVSVAFVSHFYFRNDLKIERPYTYINMLRDPVRRIISHYKYMRLKNIRPPDRIKELKKSGLWNESLLTCVRKQHRGCEDNVMTRFFCGPHNFCKSGSKKALEKAKFNMQRYYSAVGILEKIELFLKVLQTKLPTFFNHTQLVLPREKKNTNEDYYKDIDKKTLKKIRARNKADKKLYKFASERFKREISACRL, from the coding sequence atgaaaagaaaaaaagttattctgTTCTGCATTTTATCATTTACTACACTGGCTGTTATCATAATCTATCATTCGTGCAACATGTCTACCTGTTCTGCAATGTATGAAACACTTTGGCGCCCAAAAGCGATGTTCGAAAATATAAACACCGCGAAAatcaaaaagtattttaacCCGTTATGGGCAAGAACagatcaagaaaataaaaagataaaaaactcacaaGATATAAACGAACGCCATAAATTACATAGAGTAACGAAACTAAATACCGGAATGAATGTAAAGATCAATTTGAATCAATTAAGAAAGACAATCGAGGCTAGAAATTTAAACTTGACTGGCAAAGACAAAAAATTGGACAGACAAGGGAATGAAATATCTGCAGAAATTCAATCCAATATGACGCATACAAAGCATAACCTTATACGTCATAAAGGTATAATGACGTTCGACAAAATATCATGTAACCCGATTTTCCCGAAAGTTTTATTATATAATCGGATTTTTAAAACAGGAAGTACTAGTCTGGGTCAAGTGATGGTAAACGCTTCTGAATATTTGAGTTATCACGTGCAAAAGTCGACGACTGAAGATTGGTACAATACGGGGGATTCATACCCATATCCAGACGTTATAGAAAATCACGTGATCAAGAATGTGTCAGTTGCATTTGTTTCgcatttttattttcgtaacGACTTAAAAATTGAGAGACCATACACGTATATAAATATGTTACGAGATCCAGTCCGCAGAATTATATCACATTACAAATACATgagattaaaaaatataagacCACCTGATCGCATCAAAGAGTTGAAAAAATCTGGTCTGTGGAATGAATCCTTGTTAACTTGTGTTCGAAAACAACATAGAGGTTGCGAGGATAATGTCATGACCAGATTCTTTTGTGGTCCGCATAATTTTTGCAAGAGCGGTTCaaaaaaggcattggagaaagCAAAATTCAACATGCAACGATATTACTCTGCGGTTGGGATATtagaaaaaattgaattatttttaaaagttttacagACAAAATTACCAACATTTTTCAACCATACTCAACTAGTTTTACCTCGAGAAAAGAAGAATACAAATGAAGACTACTACAAAGATATAGACAAGAAAACTTTGAAAAAGATTCGAGCTCGAAATAAAGCGGATAAAAAGCTGTATAAATTTGCGAGTGAGCGTTTCAAAAGAGAGATATCTGCTTGCAGGTTATGA
- the LOC130647714 gene encoding heparan sulfate 2-O-sulfotransferase 1-like: protein MKRKKVILFCILSFTTLAVIIIYHSCNMSTCSAMYETLWRPKAMFENINTAKIKKYFNPLWARTDQENKKIKNSQDINERHNLHGVTKLNTGMSVKINLDQLRKTIEARNLNLTGRDKNMNRQGNEISAEIQSNMTHTKHNLIRHIGIMTFDKISCKPIFPKVLLYNRIFKTGSTSLGQVMVNASEYLNYHVQKSTTEDWYNTGDSYPYPDVIENHVIKNVSVAFVSHFYFRNDLKIERPYTYINMLRDPVRRIISHYKYMRLENIRPPDRIKELKKSGLWNESLLTCVRKQHRGCEDNVMTRFFCGPHNFCKSGSKKALEKAKFNMQRYYSAVGILEKIELFLKVLQTKLPTFFNHTQLVLPREKKNKNEDYYKDIDKKTLKKIRARNKADKKLYKFASERFKREISACRL, encoded by the coding sequence atgaaaagaaaaaaagttattctATTCTGCATTTTATCATTTACTACACTGGCTGTTATCATAATCTATCATTCGTGCAACATGTCTACCTGTTCTGCAATGTATGAAACACTTTGGCGCCCAAAAGCGATGTTCGAAAATATAAATACCGCGAAAatcaaaaagtattttaacCCGTTATGGGCAAGAACagatcaagaaaataaaaagataaaaaactcacaaGATATAAACGAACGCCATAATTTACATGGAGTAACGAAACTAAATACCGGAATGAGTGTAAAGATCAATTTGGATCAATTAAGAAAGACAATCGAGGCTAGAAATTTAAACTTGACCGGCAGAGACAAAAATATGAACAGACAAGGGAATGAAATATCTGCAGAAATTCAATCCAATATGACGCATACAAAGCATAACCTTATACGTCATATAGGTATAATGACGTTCGACAAAATATCATGTAAGCCGATTTTCCCGAAAGTTTTATTATATAATCGGATTTTTAAAACAGGAAGTACTAGTCTGGGTCAAGTAATGGTAAACGCTTCCGAATATTTGAATTATCACGTGCAGAAGTCGACGACTGAAGATTGGTACAATACGGGGGATTCATACCCATATCCAGACGTTATAGAAAATCACGTGATCAAGAATGTGTCAGTTGCATTTGTTTCgcatttttattttcgtaacGACTTAAAAATTGAGAGACCATACACGTATATAAATATGTTACGAGATCCAGTCCGCAGAATTATATCACATTACAAATACATGAGATTAGAAAATATAAGACCACCTGATCGCATCAAAGAGTTGAAAAAATCTGGTCTGTGGAATGAATCCTTGTTAACTTGTGTTCGAAAACAACATAGAGGTTGCGAGGATAATGTCATGACCAGATTCTTTTGTGGTCCGCATAATTTTTGCAAGAGCGGTTCaaaaaaggcattggagaaagCAAAATTCAACATGCAACGATATTACTCTGCGGTTGGGATATtagaaaaaattgaattatttttaaaagttttacagACAAAATTACCAACATTTTTCAACCATACTCAACTAGTTTTACCTCGagaaaagaagaataaaaatgaaGACTACTACAAAGATATAGACAAGAAAACTTTGAAAAAGATTCGAGCTCGAAATAAAGCGGATAAAAAGCTGTATAAATTTGCGAGTGAGCGTTTCAAAAGAGAGATATCTGCTTGCAGGTTATGA
- the LOC130647719 gene encoding uncharacterized protein LOC130647719 encodes MSNKTEYACYFDLAVPEKFSAEKESIMVRTESTGILEKYSKFLAKEEEVKEKQEKTRRLRDRLSLSLRIKNSQRNMRELKSPSMESPNSARNGSISPTQVRRNILKSRNQLFTRTWSSKEIRQQQKLGDLSMEELQQLIDNKVHSVPNTPSKGAPVALTIVDPIPEAHKLDSNAVSLILEKKKKEADAKRDKRAKKIRSLERDCCRAQRIIEQMKSVSLTSTKLNYDDKN; translated from the exons ATGTCCAACAAGACTGAATATGCTTGTTATTTCGACTTGGCTGTTCCAGAAAAGTTTTCTGCTGAAAAGGAGTCAATCATGGTTCGCACGGAGAGCACAGGAATCTTGGAGaagtattctaaatttttagcaAAG gAAGAAGAAGTGAAAGAAAAACAG GAGAAAACAAGACGATTAAGag ATAGACTATCATTATCTCTTCGAATCAAAAATAGTCAACGAAACATGAGAGAATTAAAATCACCAAGCATGGAGAGCCCCAATAGCGCAAGAAATGGCAGCATCTCACCCACACAAGTGAGAAGGAACATTTTAAAATCAAGAAATCAGTTATTTACCCGTACATGGAGTTCGAAGGAAATACGCCAACAACAGAAGTTGGGTGATCTCTCAATGGAAGAGTTGCAGCAACTTATTGACAATAAAGTGCACTCTGTTCCTAATACTCCTTCTAAAGGGGCTCCGGTGGCATTAACAATTGTTGATCCGATACCCGAAGCGCATAAACTGGATTCAAACGCA gTCTCACTTATTctcgaaaaaaagaaaaaagaagctgACGCCAAGCGGGATAAACGAGCCAAAAAAATTCGCTCATTGGAAAGAGATTGTTGTCGAGCACAAAGGATAATCGAGCAAATGAAATCTGTTTCCTTAACCTCGACAAAATTGAATTATGATGATAAGAACTGA
- the LOC130647718 gene encoding mitochondrial uncoupling protein 4-like, producing the protein MGRPASCNAGSDSFSKKYCLSAIAATVAETVTFPLDITKTRLQIQGEHASKNHGRQIHQYRGMVKTAAGIVTEEGLSKLWQGLPPAVLRHFVYSGCRMGFYEYLRDYVMKKDTDGYFPLWKSIVAGMSAGAAAQFLASPTDLVKVQMQMEGKRLLEGRTKRYRGTMHAFQIIVKENGIRGLWRGWLPNVQRAALVNLGDLTTYDTAKHTILRKTGLQDNYVTHTLSSICSGLVAATLGTPADVIKTRIMNNPDQYKGSLDCFVKAVKYEGFFSLYKGFLPTWARMAPWSLTFWLTFEQIRRFAGSSSF; encoded by the exons ATGGGGCGCCCTGCATCGTGTAATGCAGGAAGTGACAGCTTTTCGAAGAAATATTGTCTTTCTGCTATAGCTGCTACAGTTGCAGAAACCG TAACATTTCCCTTGGATATCACCAAAACACGGTTGCAAATTCAAGGTGAGCATGCTTCTAAGAACCATGGCAGACAAATACATCAGTACCGTGGCATGGTTAAGACTGCTGCTGGCATTG TAACTGAAGAAGGCTTATCCAAATTATGGCAGGGTTTACCTCCAGCTGTGTTGAGACATTTTG TATATTCTGGTTGTCGAATGGGATTTTATGAATACCTTAGAGATTATGTTATGAAGAAAGATACAGATGGTTATTTCCCTTTATG GAAATCCATAGTTGCTGGCATGTCAGCTGGAGCAGCTGCACAGTTCCTGGCCTCACCTACTGATCTTGTTAAAGTACAAATGCAAATGGAAGGAAAACGATTATTAGAGGGACGCACTAAAAG ATATCGCGGTACAATGCATGCATTTCAGATAATTGTTAAAGAAAATGGAATACGAGGATTGTGGAGAGGCTGGCTTCCTAATGTTCAAAGAGCAGCACTTGTAAATCTTGGAG ACCTTACCACGTACGATACTGCAAAACATACAATCTTGCGAAAAACTGGCTTGCAAGATAATTACGTCACTCATACGCTTTCAAG tATTTGTTCAGGCCTGGTTGCTGCCACCCTTGGAACtcctgctgacgtcatcaaaacaaGAATCATGAACAACCCAGATCAATATAAAGGTTCACTGGATTGTTTTGTGAAAGCC GTGAAATACGAAGGCTTCTTTTCTTTGTACAAAGGTTTTCTTCCAACATGGGCAAGAATG GCTCCTTGGTCATTAACGTTCTGGTTGACATTTGAACAAATACGTCGTTTCGCGGGGTCATCGAGTTTCTAA